The Rhodocytophaga rosea genome has a segment encoding these proteins:
- a CDS encoding glycoside hydrolase family 3 protein — protein MKKIILLLCLIPALSAYCQQQTQPAPGNIIAITNKGGQQLKYSSASGVKIIKEGNNSFKDLNKNGKLDAYEDWRLQVEVRAKDLASKLSIEQIAGLMLYSRHQPIPAAAGGPFAGTYNGKPFADSGAKPSDLSDQQLAFLTKDNVRHVLITSVQSPEVAALWNNNAQALAEGIGLGIPVNNSSDPRHGTVANAEYNAGAGGAISMWPGSLGLAASFNPDLVQKFGQIAATEYRALGLTTALSPQVDLATDPRWNRVSGTFGEDPQLATDIARAYIDGFQTSTGDKEIKNGWGFNSVNAMVKHWPGGGSGEGGRDAHYGYGKYAVYPGNNFKTHFLPFINGAFKLKGKTAKASAVMPYYTVSFDQDKKYNENVGNSYNKYIISDLLRDQYQYDGVVCTDWLVTGDETAIDVFLTGKSWGVEKLSVAQRHYKALMAGVDQYGGNNEMGPVIEAYQIGVKEHGEALMRKRFEVSAVRLLLNIFRLGLFENPYLDTEASKKIVGQAAFMQAGYEAQLQSVVMLKNKANVLPLQKNKTVYIPKQFTPAGRNFLGMPTPEKLDYPVNLDIVKKYFKVTDNPDESDYSLVFINNPNSGGGYNSELAKIGTTGYVPISLQYGPYTAQGTRDPSIGGGDPLETFTNRSYIGKSTQAINHTDLSMVTDTYAKMKGKPVIVSMHMTNPAVMGEFEKQANAILVYFGVQDQALLDLLTGVAEPSALLPFQLPADMQTVEAQFEDVPRDMKCYVDAEGNRYDFGFGMNWKGVIKDARTAKYLKPTLGLK, from the coding sequence ATGAAAAAGATAATTCTATTACTCTGCCTGATACCTGCCTTATCAGCCTATTGCCAGCAACAAACCCAGCCTGCACCTGGCAATATCATAGCCATTACCAATAAAGGCGGACAGCAGCTAAAGTATTCCTCCGCTTCTGGCGTAAAAATTATAAAAGAGGGCAATAATTCATTTAAAGATTTGAATAAAAACGGCAAACTGGATGCCTATGAAGACTGGCGTTTACAGGTGGAAGTCCGTGCCAAAGACTTAGCTTCTAAATTGTCAATAGAGCAAATTGCCGGACTTATGCTGTATAGCCGCCACCAACCTATCCCGGCTGCCGCTGGTGGACCCTTTGCCGGTACCTATAATGGAAAACCTTTTGCTGATAGTGGTGCCAAACCCTCCGACTTATCTGACCAGCAACTGGCCTTTTTAACGAAAGATAATGTGCGCCACGTGCTCATTACGTCTGTACAAAGTCCGGAAGTGGCAGCCTTGTGGAACAATAATGCGCAGGCGCTGGCAGAAGGCATTGGCCTGGGCATTCCGGTGAATAATAGTTCTGATCCAAGGCATGGCACGGTGGCCAATGCCGAATATAATGCCGGAGCTGGAGGAGCCATTTCCATGTGGCCAGGATCATTAGGTCTGGCTGCAAGCTTCAACCCAGATCTGGTGCAGAAATTTGGACAGATCGCCGCTACTGAATACCGGGCACTGGGGCTTACTACCGCTCTTTCTCCACAGGTAGACTTAGCGACTGATCCCCGCTGGAACCGGGTGAGTGGTACATTCGGCGAAGATCCGCAACTGGCAACCGATATAGCCAGAGCTTATATTGATGGTTTCCAGACTTCCACTGGTGACAAAGAAATCAAGAATGGATGGGGGTTCAACAGTGTGAATGCGATGGTGAAACACTGGCCAGGTGGCGGCTCTGGAGAAGGTGGCCGGGATGCCCATTATGGCTACGGAAAATATGCGGTATATCCTGGCAATAATTTCAAAACACACTTTTTGCCATTTATTAATGGGGCATTCAAATTAAAGGGGAAAACCGCAAAGGCTTCTGCTGTAATGCCCTATTACACTGTTTCTTTCGATCAGGATAAAAAATATAACGAGAACGTTGGCAATAGTTACAATAAGTATATTATCAGCGATCTGCTCCGGGATCAGTACCAGTATGATGGTGTGGTATGTACCGACTGGCTTGTAACTGGTGACGAAACGGCAATAGATGTGTTTTTAACTGGTAAATCCTGGGGTGTTGAAAAACTCTCAGTAGCCCAGCGGCATTACAAAGCCCTAATGGCTGGCGTAGACCAGTATGGCGGAAACAATGAAATGGGTCCGGTGATAGAAGCTTATCAGATCGGGGTAAAAGAACATGGAGAAGCGTTGATGCGCAAGCGTTTTGAAGTATCCGCCGTACGTTTGTTACTCAATATATTCCGCCTGGGTTTATTTGAAAACCCATACCTGGATACTGAGGCATCCAAAAAGATAGTAGGACAAGCGGCTTTTATGCAGGCAGGCTATGAAGCCCAGTTACAATCGGTAGTAATGCTCAAAAACAAAGCAAATGTATTACCGCTGCAAAAAAATAAAACAGTTTACATCCCCAAACAATTTACGCCGGCTGGGCGCAATTTCCTGGGTATGCCTACGCCTGAAAAACTGGATTATCCGGTAAATCTGGATATTGTAAAAAAATACTTCAAGGTAACCGACAATCCCGACGAATCGGATTATTCCCTTGTGTTTATAAACAACCCCAATTCCGGTGGCGGATATAATAGCGAACTGGCAAAAATCGGCACTACCGGATATGTACCTATCAGTTTACAGTATGGTCCTTACACTGCACAAGGCACCCGTGACCCAAGTATTGGAGGTGGCGATCCTTTGGAGACTTTTACCAACCGCAGTTATATCGGAAAAAGTACGCAGGCGATCAATCACACTGACTTAAGTATGGTGACCGATACCTACGCCAAAATGAAAGGCAAACCAGTAATCGTTTCCATGCACATGACTAATCCGGCGGTTATGGGTGAATTTGAAAAGCAAGCCAATGCTATTCTGGTGTATTTCGGCGTACAGGATCAGGCATTGCTCGACCTGCTGACCGGGGTTGCAGAACCTTCTGCCCTATTACCTTTTCAGCTCCCGGCCGATATGCAAACTGTAGAAGCCCAGTTTGAAGATGTTCCCCGCGACATGAAATGCTATGTGGATGCAGAAGGGAATCGTTATGATTTTGGCTTTGGCATGA
- a CDS encoding NUDIX hydrolase: MQTKKNTATAPYDDFSKFLPHISIDCCVFGFHENQLKILLIKWEKFGVWSLPGGFIFPEESVDAAAKRILQERTSLQNIFLEQFKIFGEVNRTNLPGSREMLERSEVDSQTQQWLLQRTISLGYYALVDFSKAIPTTTPLIADCRWWDISKVPHLIHDHADIVKHALKALQGHLLNKPIGLNLLPTKFTMTELRRLYETILGKTIDRRNFEKKMLKLGILDRLDEVKTDVGHKAPVLYRFNLATYDELLNADFGFGF, translated from the coding sequence ATGCAAACAAAAAAGAATACGGCTACAGCACCATACGATGATTTTAGTAAATTCTTACCGCACATTTCCATCGATTGTTGTGTATTTGGTTTTCACGAAAATCAATTAAAGATTTTACTTATCAAGTGGGAAAAATTTGGGGTGTGGAGTTTGCCTGGTGGATTTATTTTTCCGGAAGAATCCGTGGATGCAGCAGCTAAACGTATTTTGCAGGAGCGTACCAGTTTACAAAATATTTTTTTGGAACAATTTAAAATATTCGGGGAAGTAAACCGGACCAATCTGCCCGGAAGCCGGGAAATGCTGGAACGGTCCGAGGTAGACAGTCAGACCCAGCAATGGCTCTTGCAACGGACGATTTCTTTAGGATATTATGCCCTGGTTGATTTTTCAAAAGCCATTCCTACCACCACTCCTTTAATTGCTGATTGCCGCTGGTGGGATATTAGCAAGGTACCTCACTTGATTCATGACCATGCTGATATTGTAAAACATGCCCTGAAAGCCCTTCAAGGACACCTGTTAAATAAACCCATCGGACTAAATTTACTCCCCACTAAATTCACCATGACCGAACTGCGCCGCTTATATGAGACGATTCTGGGTAAAACCATCGATCGGCGCAATTTTGAAAAAAAGATGCTGAAACTGGGAATACTAGACCGGCTGGATGAAGTAAAAACTGATGTTGGTCACAAAGCGCCTGTGCTGTACCGCTTCAACCTGGCTACCTATGATGAGCTATTAAATGCAGATTTTGGCTTTGGATTCTGA
- a CDS encoding alpha/beta fold hydrolase, translating to MPDKLIATACPGEAQEFFNFYQKQLGLNARTMNLTVKQFEKEVQHLPAYFSAPTFTKNLTIPGLLIHDEEDQETLVENAISIHQSWKNSKLILTKGKGHNLKSDEVVNHVIDFIAQEHVLEVTRQKTL from the coding sequence TTGCCTGATAAACTTATCGCTACGGCTTGTCCTGGAGAAGCACAGGAGTTTTTCAATTTCTATCAAAAGCAACTTGGTTTAAATGCCAGAACTATGAACCTGACCGTGAAACAATTTGAAAAGGAAGTACAGCATTTGCCAGCCTATTTTTCTGCTCCTACTTTTACAAAAAATTTAACGATACCCGGCTTACTTATTCATGATGAGGAAGACCAGGAAACATTGGTAGAAAATGCCATCTCGATTCACCAGTCCTGGAAAAATTCAAAATTGATCCTAACTAAAGGCAAAGGTCATAATCTAAAATCGGATGAAGTGGTAAATCATGTGATCGATTTTATTGCCCAGGAACATGTATTGGAAGTAACCAGGCAGAAAACATTGTAG
- a CDS encoding alpha/beta fold hydrolase, protein MQKILPQLIGFYLNLLAYIAPQKAGKLGFRVFCYPARVKMTARQRQFLQSARHFTIPYNKEAIQGYKWGNGPVNILLLHGWQSHTYRWKRYIEAIDKSHYTLYALDAPGHGLSSGSFMTVPLYSAIIVKAIEHIGKSTYRDRSLPGQFYSHIHLPYTTPVIA, encoded by the coding sequence ATGCAAAAGATCCTTCCACAACTGATAGGTTTTTACCTGAATTTACTAGCCTATATTGCCCCGCAAAAAGCAGGCAAATTAGGATTCAGGGTATTTTGCTATCCGGCCAGGGTAAAGATGACTGCCCGCCAGCGCCAGTTTTTACAAAGTGCCCGGCATTTTACTATTCCCTATAATAAAGAGGCGATTCAAGGATACAAATGGGGAAACGGCCCGGTAAATATTCTGCTCCTGCATGGATGGCAAAGCCATACATACCGCTGGAAACGCTACATAGAAGCCATCGATAAAAGCCATTATACCCTATACGCTTTAGATGCTCCAGGCCATGGACTAAGTTCCGGCAGTTTCATGACTGTACCTCTTTACAGCGCTATTATAGTGAAAGCGATAGAACATATTGGTAAAAGTACATATCGTGATCGGTCACTCCCTGGGCAGTTTTACAGCCATATACACCTTCCATACACAACCCCGGTTATTGCCTGA
- a CDS encoding TetR/AcrR family transcriptional regulator: protein MRNPEATKEMILKQSGILFNTQGYKATSISNITDATGLTKGAIYKHFSNKTELEQQTLAYLSGLISTKLREIIRNEKTAGDKLRAIFSFFETYITKPPLKGGCPLLNAATEADDALPALRKEAHKMLTTLRQSVVHILEKGIEHKQIKADTDTVFYASLIIAGLEGGIMMSKLEGNNDDIVKMTKHLNKQLIEIEI from the coding sequence ATGCGTAATCCAGAGGCTACCAAGGAAATGATTTTGAAGCAATCAGGCATCCTGTTTAACACACAAGGATACAAAGCCACATCTATTAGTAACATTACGGATGCCACTGGATTGACTAAAGGAGCGATTTATAAGCATTTCAGCAACAAAACAGAACTTGAACAGCAAACGCTGGCTTATTTATCTGGACTAATCTCTACTAAATTGCGTGAGATTATCAGGAATGAAAAAACAGCCGGCGATAAACTCCGTGCTATTTTTTCTTTTTTTGAAACCTATATTACCAAGCCTCCTTTAAAAGGCGGTTGTCCTTTACTGAATGCGGCTACTGAGGCGGATGATGCACTTCCTGCTTTACGGAAGGAAGCCCATAAAATGCTTACTACCCTCCGCCAGTCTGTGGTGCATATCCTGGAAAAAGGCATCGAACACAAACAAATCAAGGCTGATACAGATACCGTTTTTTATGCTTCCTTAATCATTGCCGGACTTGAAGGAGGAATTATGATGAGTAAACTGGAAGGCAATAATGATGATATTGTCAAAATGACTAAACATCTGAATAAACAGTTGATTGAAATAGAAATATAA